In Mytilus trossulus isolate FHL-02 chromosome 6, PNRI_Mtr1.1.1.hap1, whole genome shotgun sequence, a single window of DNA contains:
- the LOC134723650 gene encoding uncharacterized protein LOC134723650, giving the protein MNDRKNFSFTFPCKKQRKPKGMSFNVSNKDQFTIEYDNEVALDKVSMRQLEVLEMKINVDEKSHQDEKNQILEKSEETIRLLEDENEILKIKTEDQADKIKQLDNANTKKDRDIQKLKNRQDELSGKIFELDSNSSKKGNH; this is encoded by the exons ATGAATGACAGGAAAAATTTCTCATTCACATTCCCGTGTAAGAAGCAAAGAAAAC CAAAGGGTATGTCTTTCAATGTATCCAACAAGGATCAGTTCACGATTGAATATGACAACGAAGTTGCTCTAGATAAAGTGTCGATGCGACAACTTGAagtattagaaatgaaaataaacgtTGATGAAAAGAGTCACCAAGATGAGAAAAATCAAATCCTGGAGAAAAGTGAGGAAACGATTAGATTACTTGaagatgaaaatgaaattttaaaaatcaagacTGAGGATCAGGCAGACAAAATTAAACAGTTGGATAATgcaaacacaaaaaaagacaGAGACatacaaaaactgaaaaacagACAAGATGAACTGTCCGGAAAGATTTTTGAACTAGACTCAAATTCTTCAAAAAAAGGAAACCACTGA
- the LOC134722895 gene encoding uncharacterized protein LOC134722895 yields MQKCEITLSQLGYVSNIDNTDNLRKIVKRLPMHLRVKWVDIAHSITENGREPRFSDLANFIDKRSRLASSMFGLDLVRENSNTYRKDIDNRTDMNTREKVSTFASNNMYDSKATTEDRKCICCNGTCNNLELCVKFKSMSLTDRVNFVRTAKLCFNCLKGKHFSRDCRKAKMCTVENCSSKHHILMHSWGKNNNTDHTATKVSVHCSSAGTVIKNCLGIIPVEVKGSNGKTCQTYALIDDGADKTLCDECLIKMLETESRPVTFKMTTATAQRVRHEGQEVDLHVQSVGSNCPITLSKVWSVKNLPISTHSAANNKDIKSIKHLSDIYIPEISSNKVLLLIGTDTPEAHIPIEVRSGSSHEPYAVRTRLGWIVRGPINNTSTSDVVNVNFKHADNVILQQQLERLWTTDFLDQPSTEKVCMSLEDKRALKTMESTITYEDGHYKLGLPWRDENVKLPNNLPLAYARLNQLHRKLSHDPKLHEMYTATVSDYIQKGYAKEVTDVSNESSHIWYLPHHPVTNEHKPGKVRVVFDCAAKFKDVSLNSRLLQGPDFMNSLVGVLMRFRQDHIALAADIEAMFHQVRVKDDDCDALRFLWWPNGNLKVQPKCYQMQVHLFGATSSPSCAAYALKKTAIDNGELFDTEIASTVERNFYEDDLLKSVDTEERAVQLATDLREIMKRGGFRLTKWLSNSKVVINEIPNSERAPSTVSSIFDPLGLIAPIILKGKIILQELSKQSIKLGWDDPIPKEKEEEWIKWKSTLPEIENISIPRCFKTKDMKEISDAQLHIFSDGSEIGYGACAYLRLVDTNGKVNCSLILGKSRLAPLKQTTIPRLELSGAVVACKLYEIIRDELEIKIDSVVFWTDSMIVLGYIKNESRRFKTFVANRLSSIHELTSPGQWRYVDTRSNPVDIASRGILATDNKQIKFWLHGPEFLLKDSYEWPKPKAVSTVDEQDIEIKKVVMINSTTTDSIRDIITYFSNWQVLQRTVAWLIRFKKYCIRRFLKRDDEIKTDSLNADELQEATRYILIHVQQESFLNEIKMIEKQNPVNKDSRLASLNPVMHDGLLRVKGRLNLSLSKCPVIIPNSHHVTTLIIRSFHEQNGHTGMAQVLASLREKYWILKGPSTVRTVLNRCVRCRRYQAPLCFQKMASVIDDQKTPDKPPFTFVGIDYFGPLNVKVGRSVVKRYGCLFTCLTTRAVHIEVAHSLTTDSFISAFQRFTSRRGIPEKVYSDNGTNLVSGESELRKYIDQWNKTKISSYMSHKDINWTFNPPNASHRGGAWERMIRTTRKILRALANEQLLTDEQLLTFMAEAERIVNDRPITAVSNDSRDLPVLTPNMLLLMKNNTSIPQGVFDEKDVYAKRWWKQIQYLANVFWRRWLREYLPTLQQRNKWQREQRDIKIDDIVIVADDHTPRGQWPLGRVIEVIRSIVRVDKHLIQDFGERMGCPG; encoded by the coding sequence ATGCAAAAGTGTGAGATAACTTTATCACAATTAGGATATGTTTCTAATATAGATAATACTGATAATCTTAGAAAGATTGTAAAGCGTTTACCCATGCATTTAAGGGTAAAATGGGTTGATATTGCTCATTCCATAACTGAAAATGGTAGAGAACCTAGATTTTCTGATTTAgcaaattttattgataaaaggTCTCGTCTAGCTTCGTCAATGTTTGGTCTAGATCTCGTAAGAGAAAACTCAAATACATATAGAAAAGATATAGACAATCGTACTGATATGAATACAAGAGAGAAGGTATCTACATTTGCTTCTAATAATATGTATGACAGCAAGGCTACGACAGAAGATCGTAAATGTATTTGTTGTAATGGTACATGTAATAATTTAGAATTGTGTGTAAAATTCAAGTCTATGAGTTTAACCGATAGAGTCAATTTTGTAAGAACTGCTAAGctatgttttaattgtttaaaggGTAAACATTTTTCAAGGGACTGTAGAAAAGCTAAAATGTGTACTGTAGAAAATTGTAGCTCTAAACATCACATTTTAATGCATAGTTGGGGTAAAAATAACAACACTGATCACACGGCTACAAAGGTAAGCGTCCATTGTTCATCCGCCGGGACAGTTATTAAGAATTGTCTAGGAATTATACCCGTCGAGGTTAAAGGGTCAAATGGGAAAACTTGTCAAACTTATGCCTTGATTGATGATGGAGCGGATAAAACGTTATGTGACGAGTGTTTGATAAAAATGCTAGAAACCGAAAGTAGACCGGTTACATTTAAAATGACAACAGCAACAGCACAGCGAGTCCGACATGAAGGTCAAGAGGTTGACTTACATGTACAATCAGTTGGCAGCAACTGTCCGATAACACTTAGTAAGGTATGGTCAGTTAAAAATCTACCGATATCGACACACTCAGCCGCaaataataaagatattaaGAGTATTAAACACTTGTCAGATATTTATATACCAGAAATAAGCAGCAATAAAGTTCTGCTTCTAATAGGCACCGATACACCAGAAGCACATATTCCCATAGAAGTGCGTTCAGGAAGTAGTCATGAGCCATATGCCGTACGAACACGATTAGGATGGATCGTTAGAGGACCAATCAACAACACAAGCACCAGTGATGTAGTTAACGTCAATTTTAAGCATGCAGATAATGTAATTTTGCAGCAGCAGTTAGAGCGACTTTGGACCACTGATTTTCTCGATCAGCCTAGCACGGAGAAAGTATGCATGTCTCTGGAGGATAAGCGCGCCTTAAAAACAATGGAATCAACAATAACCTATGAAGATGGACACTATAAACTCGGATTACCGTGGCGggatgaaaatgtaaaattgcCAAATAATTTGCCTTTAGCATATGCTCGATTAAATCAGTTACACCGCAAATTGTCACATGATCCGAAGCTGCATGAGATGTACACAGCAACGGTAAGTGATTATATACAAAAAGGATATGCAAAGGAAGTTACTGATgtaagtaatgagtcaagtcaCATATGGTACCTTCCACACCACCCTGTCACAAATGAACATAAACCCGGAAAGGTGAGAGTAGTCTTCGACTGTGCAGCCAAATTTAAAGATGTTTCGCTAAATAGCCGATTATTACAAGGTCCAGACTTTATGAACAGCTTGGTAGGAGTTCTAATGAGATTTAGACAAGACCACATTGCATTAGCTGCTGATATAGAGGCTATGTTTCATCAAGTCCGCGTGAAAGACGATGACTGTGATGCTTTACGATTTTTATGGTGGCCAAATGGAAACTTAAAGGTACAGCCAAAATGTTACCAGATGCAGGTTCATCTGTTTGGTGCAACATCATCGCCCAGTTGTGCCGCATACGCATTGAAAAAGACAGCTATCGACAACGGTGAGTTATTTGATACAGAGATAGCATCAACCGTAGAAAGAAACTTTTATGAAGACGACCTCTTGAAGTCAGTGGACACGGAAGAAAGGGCCGTTCAGCTTGCAACGGATTTACGAGAAATTATGAAACGTGGTGGATTCCGATTAACGAAGTGGTTAAGTAACAGTAAAGTCGTTATAAACGAAATACCGAATTCGGAACGAGCACCTTCTACAGTAAGTTCGATATTTGATCCACTGGGACTCATAGCGCCAATCATTTTAAAAGGGAAAATTATATTACAAGAACTTAGTAAACAGTCAATTAAGCTTGGATGGGACGATCCTataccaaaagaaaaagaagaagaatgGATAAAATGGAAATCGACTCTGccagaaattgaaaatatatcaatacCTAGATGCTTCAAgacaaaagacatgaaagaaaTATCTGATGCTCAACTTCATATATTTAGCGATGGTTCTGAAATTGGTTATGGAGCATGCGCTTACTTACGTCTAGTAGACACTAATGGAAAAGTGAACTGTTCACTTATTCTGGGGAAATCTCGTTTAGCGCCATTAAAACAGACAACAATTCCCAGACTAGAGTTATCAGGTGCCGTTGTTGCATGCAAACTTTACGAAATAATTAGAGACGAATTAGAGATTAAGATTGACAGCGTAGTGTTTTGGACCGATAGTATGATAGTACTTGGATACATTAAGAATGAATCTCGtcgttttaaaacatttgttgcAAACAGATTGAGCAGCATTCACGAGTTGACATCACCAGGTCAGTGGCGATACGTAGATACAAGATCAAATCCTGTCGACATAGCATCTAGAGGCATTCTTGCAACAGATAATAAGCAGATCAAATTTTGGCTCCATGGACCAGAATTCTTGTTGAAAGACTCGTATGAATGGCCGAAACCAAAAGCTGTATCAACGGTAGACGAGCAAGATATTGAGATCAAAAAGGTTGTTATGATTAACTCAACTACAACTGATTCGATACGCGATATAATTACATACTTTTCAAACTGGCAAGTATTACAACGGACTGTAGCATGGCTAATCCGTTTCAAGAAATATTGTATACGTCGTTTCTTAAAACGAGACGATGAAATAAAGACAGACAGCTTAAATGCCGATGAATTACAGGAAGCAACAAGGTatatattgatacatgtacaacaagAATCATTcttaaatgaaatcaaaatgattGAAAAGCAAAATCCTGTTAATAAAGATAGTCGTTTAGCATCTTTAAATCCTGTTATGCATGATGGGTTATTGCGCGTCAAGGGACGTCTCAACTTGTCACTAAGCAAATGTCCGGTCATTATACCAAATTCTCATCACGTGACCACTTTGATAATCAGGTCGTTTCATGAACAAAATGGTCATACAGGAATGGCACAAGTGCTAGCATCATTACGGGAAAAGTATTGGATTTTAAAAGGACCTAGTACTGTCCGAACAGTTTTGAACAGGTGTGTAAGATGTAGACGATATCAAGCACCGCTTTGTTTTCAGAAGATGGCTTCTGTTATAGACGATCAGAAAACTCCTGATAAACCACCATTTACCTTTGTTGGAATAGACTACTTTGGTCCATTAAATGTTAAAGTTGGACGTTCAGTCGTTAAAAGATACGGTTGCCTTTTTACATGTCTGACAACAAGAGCTGTTCACATAGAAGTAGCTCATAGTTTGACTACAGATTCCTTTATTTCTGCTTTCCAACGTTTTACGAGCAGGCGAGGCATACCTGAAAAGGTGTATAGTGATAACGGGACAAATCTTGTCAGTGGAGAATCGGAACTTCGGAAATATATTGATCAatggaacaaaacaaaaatatccagTTACATGTCACACAAGGATATTAATTGGACTTTCAATCCGCCAAACGCTAGTCATCGTGGTGGTGCATGGGAAAGAATGATTCGTACGACACGCAAAATTCTCAGAGCTCTTGCAAATGAACAACTGCTTACCGATGAACAGTTACTTACCTTTATGGCTGAAGCCGAAAGAATCGTCAATGATAGACCGATAACAGCAGTCAGTAATGATTCTCGAGATTTGCCAGTTCTCACACCGAATATGTTGTTACTTATGAAAAACAACACTTCAATACCGCAAGGGGTGTTTGACGAGAAAGATGTGTATGCTAAAAGGTGGTGGAAGCAGATACAATACTTAGCCAATGTATTCTGGAGACGTTGGTTACGTGAATATTTGCCAACTCTACAACAGAGAAATAAATGGCAAAGAGAACAGCGAGATATAAAGATTGACGACATTGTAATCGTTGCAGATGACCATACACCGAGAGGACAGTGGCCATTAGGCCGAGTAATTGAGGTTATTAGGAGTATAGTTCGAGTTGATAAGCATTTGATTCAGGATTTTGGAGAAAGAATGGGCTGTCCCGGGTAA